From one Culex quinquefasciatus strain JHB chromosome 3, VPISU_Cqui_1.0_pri_paternal, whole genome shotgun sequence genomic stretch:
- the LOC119769269 gene encoding cuticle protein 8-like, which translates to MFKIIALVACLTVVASAQYYGGEHGAPKAAAHHDEDYNAHPKYKFEYGVKDAHTGDHKTQWESRTETSWMDEADGTHRIVDYKADDHNGFEAVVKTVHGHH; encoded by the exons atgttcaaa ATCATCGCCCTCGTTGCCTGTCTGACCGTTGTTGCCTCTGCCCAGTACTACGGAGGAGAGCACGGAGCGCCAAAGGCCGCCGCCCACCACGACGAGGACTACAACGCCCACCCCAAGTACAAGTTCGAGTACGGCGTCAAGGATGCCCACACCGGAGACCACAAGACCCAGTGGGAGTCCCGGACGGAGACGTCGTGGATGGATGAGGCCGACGGAACCCACCGCATCGTTGACTACAAGGCCGATGACCACAACGGATTCGAGGCCGTGGTCAAGACCGTCCATGGACATCACTAA
- the LOC119770095 gene encoding cuticle protein 8-like, translated as MFKIIALVACLAVVASAQYYGGEHGAPKAAAHHDEDYNAHPKYKFEYGVKDAHTGDHKTQWESRDGDVVKGQYTLDEADGTHRIVDYKADDHNGFEAVVKTVHGHH; from the exons atgttcaaa ATCATCGCCCTCGTTGCCTGCCTGGCCGTTGTTGCCTCTGCCCAGTACTACGGAGGAGAGCACGGAGCGCCAAAGGCCGCTGCCCACCACGACGAGGACTACAACGCCCACCCCAAGTACAAGTTCGAGTACGGCGTCAAGGATGCCCACACCGGAGACCACAAGACCCAGTGGGAGTCCCGGGACGGAGACGTCGTCAAGGGACAGTACACCCTGGATGAGGCCGATGGAACCCACCGCATCGTGGACTACAAGGCCGATGACCACAACGGATTCGAGGCCGTGGTCAAGACCGTCCATGGACATCACTAA
- the LOC119769270 gene encoding uncharacterized protein LOC119769270, with protein sequence MFKIFALVACMAVIAAAYEDAHPKYKYEYGVKDSKTHDHKSQWESRDGDVVKGQYTLDEADGTHRVVDYASDHKAGFQAHVQRMGHAAHPHGESYANIDQHHYKSQFSSSIPIKWINITSSTMFKFVLVLALAVAVSAQWEGGFEGGYGGEHKDYHHSHPKYKFEYGVKDHKTGDHKSQWESRDGDVVKGAYTLHEADGTERIVEYSSDKHNGFQAHVKRVGHAHHPQVYGHHEGGHYGGESSSFGGFGNGGYGHGHGHASSYANNNLYSHHH encoded by the exons ATGTTCAAG ATCTTCGCCCTGGTTGCCTGCATGGCCGTTATCGCCGCTGCCTACGAGGACGCCCACCCCAAGTACAAGTACGAGTACGGAGTGAAGGACTCCAAGACCCACGACCACAAGAGCCAGTGGGAGAGCCGCGATGGGGATGTCGTCAAGGGACAGTACACCCTGGATGAGGCCGATGGAACCCACCGCGTGGTGGACTACGCCTCGGACCACAAGGCCGGATTCCAGGCCCATGTCCAGCGTATGGGACACGCCGCCCACCCCCACGGAGAGAGCTACGCCAACATTGACCAGCACCATTA TAAATCACAGTTCTCATCTAGCATTCCAATCAAGTGGATCAACATAACTTCCTCAACAATGTTTAAG TTTGTCCTGGTTCTTGCCCTGGCGGTGGCCGTTTCCGCCCAGTGGGAAGGTGGCTTCGAGGGAGGCTACGGCGGTGAGCACAAGGATTACCACCATTCCCACCCCAAGTACAAGTTCGAGTACGGCGTGAAGGACCACAAGACCGGAGACCACAAGAGCCAGTGGGAGTCCCGGGATGGGGATGTCGTCAAGGGAGCTTACACGCTGCACGAGGCCGATGGAACCGAACGCATTGTGGAGTACTCGTCCGATAAGCACAACGGATTCCAGGCCCACGTCAAGCGGGTCGGACATGCCCATCACCCGCAGGTTTACGGACACCATGAGGGAGGTCACTACGGTGGAGAGTCGTCGTCCTTCGGAGGATTCGGCAACGGTGGATATGGCCATGGGCACGGACATGCCAGCAGCTACGCCAACAACAACCTGTACTCCCACCATCATTAA
- the LOC6034624 gene encoding pro-resilin: MFKVAIVLSVAMAAIVSAQYYGGAGAESSGLGSYGSGDEHKDYYAYPKYKYEYGVKDGHTGDHKSQWEERDGDVVKGGYTLHEADGTERVVEYTSDKHNGFQAVVKRVGHADHPQVYGHQGQQQQGCSHLAFQSSGSKTVPATMFKFVLVLALAVAVSAQWEGGFEGGYGGEHKDYPHSHPKYKFEYGVKDHKTGDHKSQWESRDGDVVKGAYTLHEADGTERIVEYSSDKHNGFQAHVKRVGHAHHEGGHYGGESSSFGGFGNGGYGHGHGHASSYANNNLYSHHH; this comes from the exons ATGTTCAAG GTTGCAATTGTTTTGTCGGTGGCGATGGCGGCGATCGTGTCCGCCCAATATTACGGTGGCGCCGGTGCCGAATCGTCCGGTCTCGGGAGTTATGGCTCCGGCGATGAGCACAAGGACTACTACGCGTATCCCAAGTACAAGTACGAGTACGGCGTCAAGGATGGCCACACCGGAGATCACAAGAGCCAGTGGGAGGAGCGCGATGGGGATGTTGTCAAGGGCGGTTACACTCTGCATGAAGCTGACGGCACTGAGCGTGTGGTTGAGTACACATCCGATAAGCACAACGGTTTCCAGGCCGTGGTGAAGCGCGTCGGTCATGCCGACCATCCGCAGGTGTACGGTCACCAgggtcagcagcagcaggggtG TTCTCATCTAGCATTCCAATCAAGTGGATCAAAAACAGTTCCCGCAACAATGTTTAAG TTTGTCCTGGTTCTTGCCCTGGCGGTGGCCGTTTCCGCCCAGTGGGAAGGTGGCTTCGAGGGAGGCTACGGCGGTGAGCACAAGGATTACCCCCATTCCCACCCCAAGTACAAGTTCGAGTACGGCGTGAAGGACCACAAGACCGGAGACCACAAGAGCCAGTGGGAGTCCCGGGATGGAGATGTCGTCAAGGGAGCTTACACGCTGCACGAGGCCGATGGAACCGAACGCATTGTGGAGTACTCGTCCGATAAGCACAACGGATTCCAGGCCCACGTCAAGCGGGTCGGACATGCCCATCACGAGGGAGGTCACTACGGTGGAGAGTCATCGTCCTTCGGAGGATTCGGCAACGGTGGATATGGCCATGGTCATGGACATGCCAGTAGCTACGCCAACAACAACCTGTACTCCCACCATCATTGA
- the LOC119770241 gene encoding cuticle protein 19-like has translation MFKIALFALFCLLATVSAQYWGGEGYHHEDHHSYPKYKYEYGVKDHHTGDHKSQWESRDGDVVKGGYTLDEADGTKRVVEYHSDKHHGLTAHVKRIGHAHHPQVYGHQHYGGGYQNQGYQGYGHGSGYSYSNLNQHF, from the exons atgttcaaa ATCGCCCTATTCGCCCTGTTCTGCCTGTTGGCCACCGTTTCAGCCCAGTACTGGGGCGGTGAGGGATACCACCACGAGGATCACCACTCGTACCCCAAGTACAAGTACGAGTACGGCGTGAAGGATCACCACACCGGAGACCACAAGAGCCAATGGGAGTCCCGGGATGGGGATGTCGTTAAGGGAGGATACACCCTGGATGAGGCCGACGGAACCAAGCGAGTCGTGGAGTACCATTCGGATAAGCACCACGGATTGACGGCTCACGTCAAGCGGATTGGTCATGCGCACCACCCGCAGGTTTACGGACACCAGCACTACGGTGGTGGATACCAGAACCAGGGATATCAGGGTTACGGACACGGATCGGGATACAGCTACAGCAACCTAAACCAGCACTTTTGA